The following proteins are encoded in a genomic region of Vibrio taketomensis:
- a CDS encoding nickel-dependent hydrogenase large subunit, which yields MSKRVVIDPITRIEGHLRIEVEVDENNVIEKAWASSTLFRGLEIILKGRTPFDVGLLVQRICGVCTFSHYLCGTMAVENAIGAAVPMNAQYLRSMMLEALHMHDHIVHFYILHGLDWIDVVSALKADPAKAAQVAMKYSDTPMAAGEGELRAVQEKVKKFVDTGKLGPFANAYWGNPSYSFTPEQNLIGLSHYFKALEVQRIIAEMMAIWGGKNPHPQSVVVGGITCVRDMINPARLQEWAQRRATVVDFIERAYQADLIMAAEAYGKEPSVLGGVNVRNFMSTADVLIGQNQHLFKSGIIRNGDLANVEDIDPYKIEEDVTHSWYNANAPQHPLDGTTIPEHTPFIERETVFGTLPTVNNDGKYSWVKSPRYAGEPVEVGPLAAVLVNYGRGVPEVVEVVDEFLARTGLPKEALFTTLGRTAARMLHTLVQARFGNQTFDALVTNINSDTSTYIAPELDSSKQYKGFAMIEAPRGLLSHWIRIKHGLVENYQAVVPTTWNAGPRDGNGKVGPYEASLVGLKLDDPTKPLEILRVIHSFDPCMACSVHVMDYKGQSLSQFRIDPNAL from the coding sequence ATGAGCAAACGTGTTGTCATTGACCCTATCACTCGTATTGAAGGGCACTTGCGAATTGAAGTAGAAGTGGATGAAAACAATGTGATTGAAAAAGCGTGGGCTTCTTCAACCTTGTTCCGCGGACTGGAAATCATTCTTAAAGGTCGTACGCCTTTTGACGTTGGGCTATTGGTGCAACGCATCTGTGGTGTATGTACTTTCTCTCATTATCTCTGCGGCACAATGGCGGTAGAAAATGCAATTGGTGCGGCAGTACCAATGAATGCGCAATACCTACGCTCAATGATGCTTGAAGCATTGCATATGCATGATCATATCGTGCACTTTTATATCCTGCACGGCCTCGACTGGATAGATGTTGTTTCTGCATTAAAAGCGGATCCAGCCAAGGCCGCCCAGGTTGCAATGAAGTACTCAGACACGCCAATGGCAGCGGGTGAAGGTGAGTTGCGAGCAGTGCAAGAAAAAGTGAAGAAGTTTGTTGATACCGGCAAACTTGGTCCATTTGCTAATGCATACTGGGGTAACCCATCATACTCGTTTACACCGGAACAAAACCTAATTGGTCTATCACACTATTTCAAAGCACTGGAAGTTCAGCGCATTATTGCTGAAATGATGGCGATTTGGGGTGGTAAAAACCCGCACCCACAATCGGTGGTTGTTGGTGGTATTACTTGTGTGCGTGACATGATTAACCCAGCTCGTTTGCAAGAGTGGGCTCAGCGTCGGGCAACCGTGGTGGATTTTATCGAACGTGCTTATCAAGCTGACCTTATTATGGCGGCAGAGGCATACGGTAAAGAGCCTTCAGTACTTGGTGGTGTAAACGTACGCAACTTTATGTCAACCGCCGATGTATTGATTGGCCAAAATCAACACCTATTCAAGAGCGGTATTATTCGCAATGGCGATCTCGCTAACGTTGAAGATATCGATCCATACAAGATTGAAGAAGATGTGACGCACTCTTGGTATAACGCCAATGCGCCGCAACACCCACTAGATGGTACAACCATTCCTGAACATACGCCATTTATTGAGCGTGAAACGGTGTTTGGTACGCTACCAACGGTTAACAATGATGGTAAGTATTCTTGGGTTAAATCACCACGTTACGCAGGTGAACCGGTAGAAGTTGGTCCTCTAGCGGCGGTATTAGTCAACTATGGTCGTGGTGTGCCAGAAGTGGTGGAAGTGGTTGATGAGTTCTTAGCTCGTACTGGTTTGCCAAAAGAAGCGCTGTTTACCACCCTTGGTCGTACTGCTGCACGTATGTTGCATACGCTAGTTCAAGCTCGCTTTGGTAATCAGACCTTTGATGCTCTCGTGACTAACATCAACTCCGATACATCTACTTACATTGCACCTGAACTGGACTCGTCAAAACAGTACAAAGGTTTTGCCATGATTGAAGCGCCTCGTGGTCTACTTAGCCACTGGATTCGCATCAAACATGGTTTAGTTGAAAACTACCAAGCGGTGGTACCGACCACATGGAATGCTGGCCCTCGTGATGGCAATGGTAAGGTTGGTCCTTACGAAGCATCACTAGTCGGTTTAAAACTGGACGATCCGACTAAACCACTTGAGATTTTGCGTGTGATTCACTCATTTGACCCTTGCATGGCATGTTCGGTACACGTAATGGACTACAAAGGTCAATCTCTGAGTCAGTTCCGTATCGATCCTAACGCACTGTAA
- the cybH gene encoding Ni/Fe-hydrogenase, b-type cytochrome subunit: MSTQEVLYKRERVFSSVIRVCHWLRALAITALAITGFYIAWPFLVAPESTNVLVNGWIRFAHEVFGFMLVAITMARAYLFLFSRSNIERRSVKDIVSTKSWVQQIKAYLWIGKPPHHGAYGPLQLAVYATISMLAIFMCVTGLMLYDNVYHGGLAAFLLPVTDQLTTWMGGLANVRRLHHYVTWVFIVFVLSHIYLVIWTGIRFRNGTADSILSGYDYTSVTKEKSE, encoded by the coding sequence ATGAGTACTCAAGAAGTTCTCTATAAACGAGAACGGGTGTTTTCCAGTGTTATCCGTGTGTGTCACTGGTTGCGTGCACTAGCGATCACTGCGCTAGCGATTACCGGCTTCTATATTGCGTGGCCTTTTTTGGTTGCGCCTGAAAGTACCAATGTATTGGTTAATGGCTGGATTCGCTTTGCTCATGAGGTATTTGGCTTCATGCTGGTAGCGATCACAATGGCGCGTGCTTATCTGTTCTTATTTAGTCGCAGCAATATTGAACGTCGCTCGGTGAAAGATATTGTCAGCACTAAGAGTTGGGTGCAGCAAATCAAAGCTTATTTGTGGATAGGTAAACCACCGCACCATGGTGCTTACGGTCCATTGCAGTTGGCAGTGTATGCAACAATTTCGATGCTGGCGATTTTCATGTGTGTGACGGGTTTGATGTTGTATGACAACGTTTACCACGGTGGTTTAGCCGCATTTTTGTTACCCGTGACTGATCAACTGACCACTTGGATGGGCGGATTGGCAAACGTACGTCGTTTACATCACTACGTCACTTGGGTATTTATTGTGTTCGTATTGAGCCATATTTACCTAGTAATCTGGACTGGTATTCGTTTCCGCAATGGTACCGCAGATTCGATCCTTTCAGGTTATGACTATACCTCGGTAACAAAGGAAAAGAGTGAATGA
- a CDS encoding HyaD/HybD family hydrogenase maturation endopeptidase produces the protein MKILLLGIGNVLYADEGVGVHFVNYITENYRFTHPEHQIDTMDGGTLAQGLTPILSRYDHLIVVDTVNAAGAEPGQVYYFNFDNAPPEIDWQGSAHEVEMLQTLIMMEMMGDRPDTWILGVVPTVLEPMHLGLTERIEAAIPVMEKALLKHMASLGVESQRIADIDINTLIPDSFKRG, from the coding sequence ATGAAGATATTGCTACTTGGTATTGGCAATGTCTTGTACGCCGACGAAGGAGTCGGCGTACATTTTGTCAATTACATCACCGAAAACTACCGTTTCACTCACCCAGAGCATCAAATTGATACTATGGATGGTGGTACGCTGGCGCAAGGTTTAACGCCAATTTTGTCTCGTTACGATCATTTGATTGTGGTCGATACGGTCAATGCTGCTGGTGCAGAGCCCGGTCAGGTTTATTACTTTAATTTTGATAATGCACCACCGGAAATAGACTGGCAGGGCAGTGCCCATGAAGTTGAAATGCTGCAAACCTTAATCATGATGGAAATGATGGGTGACCGCCCAGATACATGGATTTTGGGTGTAGTGCCGACCGTGTTAGAGCCTATGCATCTTGGTTTAACCGAGAGAATAGAAGCGGCGATTCCAGTGATGGAGAAAGCGCTACTCAAACACATGGCCTCATTGGGTGTAGAGAGTCAGCGCATCGCTGATATCGACATCAACACATTGATCCCTGATTCATTCAAACGCGGATAA
- the hypF gene encoding carbamoyltransferase HypF encodes MSVAIMRHCQVRIQGIVQGVGFRPFVYRVATEFNLNGTVLNNGQGVTIELYGIAHMIEQCITTIVGNPPPLARIDSVETFELASTPPENGFHIIDSEASSAATVALSADMATCEDCLADIADPQSRFYRYPFTNCTNCGPRYSIIRQLPYDRKATSMATFVMCEHCKTQYHDPLDRRYHAQPISCPQCGPQLRYVTNEGSELAKGEKALVLATKALAQGKILAVKGLGGFHLMCDATNESAVQQLRLRKQRPVKPLAVMVKDGAMAKQIVSADANEWQSLTSQQRPIVLLSKLNSEDSTLDLASCLAPGIDCLGVFLPYTPLHTLLFDGLSIPLVATSANISGEPILTSCDAVLRQLGHVVDAIIDHDRDIEHPCDDSVVQVIDGNEMVLRLGRGYAPLSVALPKPVLNPTFASGAQQKNSLALAFNQQMMLSPYIGDLDSLSSELHYQQTYEFFSRCYDFTANYAVHDLHPDYIATRFTKRLAATPISVQHHYAHVLAQMAINQQTEPVLGFAFDGTGLGDDGTVWGGEVMLADVHGYQRIASLKSFKLIGGDNAVKDPTRLLLSLLFERYNDEQILAFDLAALKQVEPLFIRNLYRLWSANTACIATSSMGRLFDAVARLLGLIGRTQFEGEAGIKLAMYGQKALDIIQGDDMDLRFQLPLIIENGRQIWDSHALFAQIVAAVKEKPLTESRISLISFGFIQALADAVCLFTSGYYQSCSKAEPRPSVVLCGGVFQNRLLYSLCTQQLTTLGVDLLPHKQLPVNDASIAFGQLWYGIHNEQ; translated from the coding sequence ATGTCGGTAGCGATAATGCGTCACTGTCAGGTGAGAATCCAAGGTATTGTGCAAGGTGTAGGGTTTAGACCTTTCGTCTATCGAGTGGCGACTGAGTTTAATCTCAACGGGACGGTGCTCAACAATGGCCAAGGAGTGACGATTGAGTTGTATGGAATTGCTCACATGATTGAGCAATGCATTACAACGATTGTTGGTAATCCGCCGCCACTGGCACGCATTGATTCGGTCGAAACCTTTGAGTTGGCATCTACGCCGCCTGAAAATGGTTTTCATATTATCGACAGTGAAGCATCGAGTGCAGCAACCGTGGCATTATCTGCCGATATGGCAACATGCGAAGACTGTTTGGCTGACATTGCTGACCCACAAAGTCGCTTTTATCGCTACCCATTTACCAACTGCACTAACTGTGGTCCGAGGTATTCGATCATTCGTCAATTGCCGTATGATCGTAAAGCGACCTCGATGGCGACATTTGTTATGTGTGAGCACTGTAAAACTCAATACCATGATCCGCTTGATCGTCGCTATCATGCCCAGCCAATCAGCTGTCCGCAATGTGGCCCTCAATTACGCTATGTTACGAATGAGGGAAGTGAGTTAGCAAAAGGGGAGAAGGCATTAGTCCTGGCGACAAAAGCACTCGCTCAAGGGAAAATCTTGGCCGTTAAAGGGCTAGGTGGTTTTCATCTAATGTGCGATGCAACCAATGAATCTGCGGTTCAGCAGCTTCGTTTACGTAAACAACGTCCAGTTAAGCCGCTCGCTGTGATGGTAAAAGATGGTGCGATGGCAAAGCAAATCGTCTCTGCGGATGCTAATGAATGGCAATCATTAACCAGCCAGCAGCGTCCAATTGTTTTGCTATCAAAGCTCAATAGTGAGGACTCAACGCTAGATCTTGCCTCCTGTCTCGCTCCAGGTATTGATTGCTTAGGCGTGTTTTTACCTTACACGCCACTCCACACACTCTTGTTTGATGGTTTATCCATTCCTTTAGTCGCTACTTCTGCCAATATCAGTGGTGAGCCAATTTTGACCAGTTGCGATGCCGTGCTGCGTCAACTTGGTCATGTGGTGGATGCAATCATCGATCATGATAGGGATATTGAGCACCCATGTGATGACAGCGTGGTGCAGGTGATTGATGGCAATGAAATGGTGCTGAGGCTCGGGCGAGGGTATGCGCCGTTAAGTGTTGCTTTACCGAAGCCTGTTTTAAATCCCACTTTTGCCTCTGGTGCGCAACAAAAAAACAGTTTAGCGCTGGCGTTTAATCAACAGATGATGCTGAGCCCATATATTGGCGACTTAGATTCGTTGTCGAGTGAGCTGCACTATCAACAAACGTATGAGTTTTTCAGTCGTTGCTACGATTTTACGGCGAATTATGCGGTGCATGATTTACACCCTGACTACATCGCTACTCGTTTTACCAAACGTTTAGCCGCGACGCCGATTAGTGTTCAGCATCATTACGCACATGTATTGGCGCAAATGGCGATCAACCAACAGACAGAACCGGTATTAGGATTTGCTTTTGATGGCACTGGATTAGGCGACGATGGTACGGTGTGGGGTGGTGAGGTCATGCTTGCCGATGTACACGGTTATCAACGCATTGCAAGTCTTAAGTCATTCAAATTGATTGGTGGTGATAATGCGGTAAAAGATCCAACTAGGTTGCTATTGTCACTATTGTTTGAGCGTTACAACGATGAGCAGATTTTGGCATTCGATTTGGCTGCGCTTAAGCAGGTTGAACCTCTATTCATTCGCAATCTATACCGCTTGTGGTCAGCGAATACTGCCTGTATTGCGACGAGTTCAATGGGCAGACTATTTGATGCCGTGGCTCGTCTACTCGGTCTAATTGGCCGGACTCAATTTGAAGGAGAAGCCGGAATTAAATTGGCGATGTATGGACAAAAAGCCTTGGATATCATCCAAGGTGACGACATGGACCTTCGTTTTCAATTGCCTTTAATCATCGAAAATGGTCGTCAAATTTGGGATAGCCATGCTTTGTTTGCACAGATTGTTGCAGCGGTGAAGGAGAAGCCTTTAACTGAGTCACGCATTTCGCTGATCTCGTTTGGTTTTATTCAAGCACTCGCTGATGCGGTTTGTCTTTTCACCTCTGGTTATTATCAAAGCTGCTCGAAGGCCGAACCACGTCCTAGTGTGGTTTTGTGCGGCGGCGTTTTTCAAAACAGACTCTTGTACAGCCTGTGTACACAACAACTTACCACACTTGGTGTTGACCTATTACCGCATAAGCAACTGCCAGTGAACGATGCCAGCATCGCTTTTGGTCAACTTTGGTATGGAATTCATAATGAACAATAA
- a CDS encoding ABC transporter substrate-binding protein: MNNKLSLTTLLSMCVAWSGASLPSHAWANGLQTKANSINIDQIYTQPVSISLGDEPEAGFDPIYGWGRYNNPLIQSALLKRSGEFDFAGDLAQSWSLSADKKSWTVELKPELLFSDGSELTTEDVAFTYRRAKSAASLYDLTNLDSVEVKSDHVLIFNLKQPDITFIDTLASLAIVPKHAYSSHYAQHPIGSGPYKFVRWQKGQLLELVANPYYAGPKPHLQHLFIVFSDEESRFTQLLAHQLDLAAIAPQYVRSLPADLKLWSITSVDNRGIAWPMDPFNGHSIGNDVTSNKAIRLAIDNVIDRDLLVNALLDGHARKAYSIADGLPWSIAPQQSNMSLSQAQQLLDKAGWVVQPDGIRAKDGVKAEFTLYYKSGDSIREQLALTVAQMIKPLGIAVKTKGTSWENISKVMHHMPVLFGFGALSPSEMRYTYYSEFRGVDFYNSGYYANFAVDKELDAAQQASSWKQAMPHFQRAQQLIYQDVPWTWLVNLQHLYAGNPCLDLGKPMIEPHDHGWPLTNNITDWRWTCPVKP; encoded by the coding sequence ATGAACAATAAACTTTCATTGACCACACTGCTTTCAATGTGTGTAGCATGGAGTGGGGCGAGTTTGCCTAGTCATGCATGGGCAAATGGCTTGCAGACTAAAGCTAACTCGATAAATATCGATCAGATTTATACGCAGCCCGTCAGCATTTCATTGGGTGATGAACCCGAAGCGGGCTTTGACCCTATTTATGGTTGGGGGCGATATAACAATCCTCTGATTCAATCTGCACTGCTAAAACGCAGCGGTGAATTCGATTTTGCTGGTGATTTGGCGCAAAGTTGGTCACTGTCGGCGGACAAAAAGTCATGGACGGTAGAGCTCAAACCGGAGTTATTATTTAGTGATGGCAGTGAGCTTACGACGGAAGATGTGGCATTTACTTATCGCCGAGCGAAGTCAGCTGCCTCACTGTATGATTTGACTAATCTCGACAGTGTTGAAGTGAAATCAGATCACGTACTGATTTTTAACCTTAAGCAGCCAGATATTACTTTTATTGATACGCTTGCTTCTCTCGCTATCGTGCCTAAACACGCATACAGTTCACATTATGCCCAGCATCCTATTGGCTCAGGCCCGTATAAATTTGTGCGTTGGCAAAAAGGGCAGTTACTTGAGTTGGTCGCAAACCCCTACTATGCGGGTCCAAAACCACATTTGCAGCATCTGTTTATCGTCTTTAGTGATGAAGAAAGTCGTTTTACTCAGCTACTTGCCCATCAGTTGGATTTAGCGGCAATTGCGCCTCAGTACGTTCGTAGCCTTCCGGCGGATCTTAAATTGTGGAGTATTACCAGCGTTGATAATCGCGGTATTGCATGGCCAATGGACCCATTTAACGGCCATAGCATAGGTAATGATGTAACCAGTAATAAGGCGATTCGTCTCGCAATAGATAATGTGATTGACCGTGACTTATTGGTTAATGCTTTGTTGGATGGACATGCACGTAAAGCCTACTCGATTGCTGACGGTCTCCCTTGGAGTATTGCGCCGCAGCAGTCCAATATGTCATTAAGCCAAGCGCAGCAACTACTAGATAAAGCGGGGTGGGTGGTACAACCTGACGGTATTCGTGCCAAAGATGGGGTAAAAGCTGAATTCACGCTTTACTATAAATCAGGTGATAGTATTCGTGAGCAATTGGCGCTGACGGTAGCACAAATGATCAAGCCTTTGGGTATCGCAGTGAAGACGAAAGGCACCAGTTGGGAAAATATCAGTAAAGTGATGCACCATATGCCGGTGCTGTTTGGTTTTGGTGCTTTGTCCCCAAGTGAAATGCGTTACACCTACTACAGTGAATTCAGAGGTGTGGATTTCTATAACAGTGGGTACTACGCCAATTTTGCCGTTGATAAGGAATTAGATGCCGCCCAACAAGCTTCGTCTTGGAAACAGGCGATGCCACATTTTCAGCGTGCACAGCAGTTAATCTATCAAGATGTGCCTTGGACCTGGTTGGTGAACTTACAACATTTGTATGCAGGAAATCCATGTCTGGATCTGGGTAAACCGATGATTGAACCTCATGATCATGGTTGGCCTCTAACCAATAATATTACCGATTGGCGATGGACGTGCCCAGTTAAACCATGA
- a CDS encoding ABC transporter permease, giving the protein MIGFLFKSSIRLGLQLLLVVVLAWILIIHSPLDPVTQYLDGNVFAISAAQKAALIERLGLPSFTDGSSSIAWWPVISQWFSQLVDGNMGFSHLYRQPVTEVLWERGQVSLLLMGSSWLLALVVGYGLGLVAGLNANRWLDHLIRSAAWVLAAIPPFWLGMVLIALFAVTLQWAPACCAAPFDSSFSQQSLTSMLQHLMLPMTTLALVYMAPLILHTREKVIDVLNDSPIEYARMHQQSRSAQIRFHVLGNSLQPALVLHLACFAELFSGSILAETVFNYPGLGQTLVKAGLANDAALFLGATLISAMLVFIGNLTASVLAKKITPGAQGQCA; this is encoded by the coding sequence ATGATTGGTTTTCTATTCAAATCCAGTATTCGATTAGGCTTGCAACTGCTTTTGGTTGTCGTATTAGCGTGGATATTGATCATCCATTCGCCACTGGACCCGGTGACACAATATCTCGATGGGAATGTGTTTGCGATTTCAGCAGCGCAAAAGGCGGCACTTATCGAGCGACTTGGCTTGCCTTCCTTTACTGATGGTTCTAGTAGCATCGCATGGTGGCCAGTGATCTCTCAATGGTTTAGTCAGTTGGTTGATGGCAATATGGGATTTTCTCACTTGTATCGTCAGCCCGTTACTGAAGTGCTTTGGGAGCGAGGCCAGGTGTCTCTGTTATTGATGGGCTCGAGCTGGTTGTTAGCTTTAGTGGTCGGTTATGGTCTTGGTTTAGTGGCTGGATTGAATGCTAACCGATGGCTTGACCACCTGATCCGCAGTGCGGCGTGGGTGTTGGCAGCGATTCCTCCATTTTGGTTAGGAATGGTATTGATTGCGCTATTTGCAGTAACGCTACAATGGGCGCCAGCATGTTGCGCAGCTCCTTTTGATAGCAGTTTTAGTCAACAAAGCTTAACCAGTATGCTTCAACACTTGATGCTGCCAATGACCACTCTGGCTCTGGTGTATATGGCGCCGCTTATTTTGCATACTCGAGAAAAGGTGATTGATGTACTGAATGACTCACCAATTGAATATGCGCGTATGCATCAACAAAGTCGCAGCGCTCAGATTCGTTTTCATGTATTGGGCAATAGCTTGCAACCTGCGCTTGTGCTTCATTTGGCATGTTTTGCTGAGTTATTTAGTGGCTCAATCTTGGCAGAGACGGTATTTAATTATCCGGGGCTGGGTCAGACATTGGTGAAAGCAGGGCTTGCTAATGATGCCGCACTGTTTTTAGGCGCAACATTGATAAGTGCCATGCTGGTGTTTATTGGTAATTTAACGGCGTCAGTACTTGCTAAAAAGATAACACCGGGGGCGCAAGGTCAATGCGCATAA
- a CDS encoding ABC transporter permease translates to MRSITWPLWCVIVLLSLAIIWPQTGLNIDLMQRNLPPNLIHPFGTDWLGRDMLTRSLKGLLNSLMLAFVAVLCSSVLALMLAMIATLNRWLAQLVELLVDVFLSLPHLLLLILFALAFGGVSSGGASFGVVAAIALSHWPRLTRLLLFDMQAVTHSTYFQLAQQFGQSKSHLLIKHLIPHVAPQWLTGALIMLPQALSHMAGLTFLGFGLEPSVPSMGVILSQASRYLLTGEWWLAVLPGALLVVCILLLSLYAQQVSQRIRGQIGTMSLYRSLLSEGSHVTS, encoded by the coding sequence TTGCGTTCGATTACCTGGCCATTATGGTGTGTGATCGTACTATTATCGCTTGCCATCATTTGGCCTCAAACCGGGCTAAATATCGATTTAATGCAGCGTAACCTGCCGCCTAATTTGATTCATCCATTTGGTACTGACTGGTTAGGCCGAGATATGTTAACTCGCAGTCTAAAAGGGCTGCTAAACAGTTTAATGCTGGCTTTTGTGGCGGTGCTGTGTAGCAGTGTATTGGCACTGATGCTTGCCATGATAGCGACGCTTAACCGCTGGCTCGCTCAACTTGTAGAGCTCTTGGTTGATGTGTTTTTGTCGTTGCCGCATTTACTCTTGTTGATTCTTTTTGCGCTTGCCTTTGGTGGTGTATCGTCAGGTGGAGCTTCGTTCGGTGTAGTCGCAGCTATTGCGCTAAGCCACTGGCCTCGTTTAACCCGTTTGTTGCTTTTTGATATGCAGGCGGTAACGCACTCAACGTATTTTCAGTTGGCGCAACAGTTTGGTCAGTCAAAATCCCATTTGTTGATCAAACATCTGATCCCACATGTCGCCCCACAATGGTTGACTGGAGCGCTGATTATGCTGCCTCAAGCCTTATCGCATATGGCTGGATTAACCTTTTTAGGTTTCGGTTTGGAGCCATCAGTGCCCTCCATGGGGGTGATTTTGTCGCAGGCGAGTCGTTATCTGCTTACGGGAGAGTGGTGGTTAGCGGTGCTGCCCGGCGCTTTGCTGGTGGTGTGTATACTGCTGCTATCACTGTATGCGCAGCAGGTGAGTCAAAGAATTCGTGGGCAGATTGGTACTATGTCACTATATCGCTCCCTTTTGTCAGAGGGTAGTCATGTTACAAGTTAA
- a CDS encoding ATP-binding cassette domain-containing protein: MLQVKQLAIVNQSANQYLLQPISFSLEPGEILGVIGESGSGKSLLAHAMLGQVPLGFKLQGEIQATGSLALSAQSASVFDPIKSVKQHLSRWLGRDTKHVQSSVADWDMWGIDREIAVSYRHQLSGGMAKRACLAQALVQSPNYLLADEPCAGLDEVGAERTYRQLRDKVDGDKLGLLVISHNLRQLLHWADRILVMRHGQLLDVTTPEAIKQGKCHIYSYALWQALPENWEVSDVDAA; encoded by the coding sequence ATGTTACAAGTTAAGCAGTTGGCTATCGTTAATCAAAGCGCTAATCAGTATTTGTTGCAACCGATCAGTTTCAGCTTAGAGCCCGGCGAGATCCTCGGTGTAATTGGAGAAAGCGGCAGTGGTAAAAGTTTGCTAGCGCACGCAATGCTCGGTCAGGTTCCACTAGGGTTTAAGCTACAAGGTGAAATACAAGCAACAGGCTCATTAGCGCTGTCAGCGCAATCAGCAAGCGTGTTTGACCCGATTAAAAGTGTAAAACAACATCTATCTCGCTGGCTTGGTCGTGATACAAAGCATGTTCAATCGAGTGTCGCTGATTGGGATATGTGGGGTATTGATAGAGAAATTGCGGTGAGTTACCGTCATCAACTATCCGGCGGCATGGCTAAGCGTGCATGTTTGGCTCAAGCATTGGTACAGTCGCCGAACTATCTGTTGGCTGATGAGCCTTGTGCTGGGCTTGATGAGGTGGGTGCCGAGCGAACATATCGTCAATTACGAGATAAAGTCGATGGCGATAAGCTTGGCTTGTTAGTGATTTCCCATAACCTTCGTCAGCTTTTGCACTGGGCTGACCGCATTTTGGTGATGCGTCATGGACAATTGCTCGATGTCACCACACCTGAAGCAATCAAACAAGGTAAATGTCATATTTACAGTTATGCATTGTGGCAAGCGCTGCCTGAAAACTGGGAGGTTAGTGATGTTGATGCTGCGTAA
- a CDS encoding ATP-binding cassette domain-containing protein: MLMLRNGEVHYPNRIVRLCDISIAPKEVVGLCGPSGCGKSTLAKVLASIQPLTHGFVSLPSRQKGKPNPVQWVAQQPEFAFNPYLTLRQSLQESWKNVDYSPLLDAFSICSSWLERKPNQLSGGQLQRLNLVRALVPTTQFLLCDEISAPLDLLTQKQLWQTLLHHCRMNEIGLLVMSHDSLLLEKICERVIDITQQK; encoded by the coding sequence ATGTTGATGCTGCGTAACGGGGAAGTTCATTACCCTAATCGTATCGTAAGGTTATGTGATATATCGATAGCGCCAAAGGAGGTGGTTGGCTTATGTGGCCCAAGTGGTTGCGGAAAATCTACGCTAGCGAAAGTGTTGGCGAGTATTCAACCGTTAACCCATGGATTTGTTTCACTGCCTTCTCGTCAAAAAGGCAAGCCGAATCCAGTACAGTGGGTTGCTCAGCAGCCAGAGTTTGCATTTAATCCTTATTTAACCTTGCGACAATCACTACAAGAAAGCTGGAAAAATGTTGATTATTCGCCGCTTTTAGACGCTTTTTCGATTTGTTCTAGTTGGTTGGAACGTAAACCGAATCAGCTTTCTGGCGGTCAGTTGCAACGGCTTAATTTGGTCAGAGCCTTAGTGCCAACGACACAATTTCTACTTTGCGATGAGATTTCAGCGCCACTTGATCTGTTGACGCAAAAGCAGCTTTGGCAGACGTTATTACACCATTGCCGCATGAACGAGATCGGACTGTTAGTGATGTCTCATGACAGTCTATTGCTCGAAAAAATTTGTGAGCGAGTGATAGATATTACTCAACAGAAATAA
- the trxC gene encoding thioredoxin TrxC: MTSMTTRCPHCKAMNRLPTERLNETATCGSCKQHLLDGKPVEGTQDNFLSLLQGNKPVVVDFWAPWCNPCVGFAPVFEDVAKERDGKVRFVKIDTEAQQELAAQYRIRSIPTIMVFKNGQLADTINGALPKGHFDQWLDQALTK; the protein is encoded by the coding sequence ATGACTTCAATGACTACCCGCTGCCCTCACTGTAAAGCAATGAACCGACTACCAACAGAACGCCTTAACGAAACGGCGACTTGTGGTTCATGCAAACAGCACTTGCTTGATGGTAAGCCTGTTGAAGGCACGCAAGATAACTTCCTATCGCTACTACAAGGCAATAAACCTGTTGTCGTTGATTTCTGGGCACCGTGGTGTAACCCTTGTGTGGGTTTTGCTCCAGTATTTGAAGATGTCGCCAAAGAGCGTGATGGTAAAGTGCGCTTCGTAAAAATCGATACTGAAGCTCAACAAGAGCTTGCCGCTCAATATCGCATTCGTAGCATCCCTACCATCATGGTATTTAAAAATGGTCAACTTGCTGACACCATTAATGGTGCTTTGCCTAAGGGGCATTTCGACCAATGGCTAGACCAAGCGTTAACGAAATAA